The Acetomicrobium sp. S15 = DSM 107314 genome has a segment encoding these proteins:
- a CDS encoding tyrosine-type recombinase/integrase: MEYVEPIRNRADVVSVAEYLGRWNPVYYLLFEFGIHTGLRVSDLRRLTFGDIIEEFKSGARRWRKEIWILEQKTRKKGKARTITNRKRIIRIKGTELEYVIKSQLSPISQWDLSEPLFPSRRLGENGETRALGRIRIWEILRMAAEACGIEERVGTHTMRKTFGYHFYRKTRDIAVLQKIFGHSTPEITLRYIGITQDDHAAAYQTVTYRTKKAFPVRAKDTGVFQKPLLTSQKQA, from the coding sequence ATGGAATATGTCGAGCCGATCAGGAATCGGGCTGATGTCGTCTCGGTTGCGGAGTATCTGGGGCGGTGGAATCCCGTATATTATCTGCTATTCGAGTTTGGAATCCACACCGGTCTTCGCGTTTCGGATCTTCGTCGGCTGACGTTCGGTGACATTATCGAGGAGTTTAAGTCCGGAGCGCGCAGGTGGAGAAAGGAAATATGGATACTTGAACAGAAAACGCGCAAAAAAGGCAAGGCAAGGACGATTACGAACAGGAAGCGAATCATACGAATCAAGGGGACAGAACTCGAATATGTAATCAAATCTCAGCTTTCGCCCATATCGCAATGGGATTTGTCGGAACCGCTGTTTCCTTCTCGGAGGCTGGGCGAAAACGGCGAGACGAGGGCACTGGGCCGTATAAGGATATGGGAAATCCTGCGAATGGCCGCGGAGGCATGCGGAATCGAGGAGCGGGTCGGAACCCATACCATGCGAAAGACTTTCGGATATCACTTCTACCGTAAAACGAGAGACATTGCCGTTCTGCAAAAGATTTTCGGGCATAGCACTCCGGAGATCACCCTTCGGTATATCGGCATTACCCAGGATGATCACGCTGCGGCATATCAAACAGTTACATACAGAACAAAAAAGGCATTTCCGGTCAGAGCGAAAGACACGGGGGTCTTCCAAAAACCCCTTCTTACGTCACAAAAACAGGCCTAA
- a CDS encoding ATP-binding protein translates to MPEGIAINETKNDFPTNTGNGGNSRRESLLKQDLAAYMAKAAEMVKAPSESDAFALIRLDREMKYCQECKGLAACQLKGMQPVATASGGRIYLTYRPCKRARSANAERRMKAALKAARLPENLSDKTINGFEKTEGTEVARQAAIEIGQRILNGNLPLKGLMLMGPPGVGKSHLEVALARVALEAGCYTVFVSLPDLIDASRKWFATKTGLDPAEVVIAADVAILDDLGAESTKYEWVAERVFQVLDQRMRNRKLTFVTTNLTDPDEISSHYGGLMGRRIVSRLAELCRWITMTGPDWRLRQVM, encoded by the coding sequence ATGCCGGAGGGAATAGCGATAAACGAGACAAAGAACGACTTCCCGACCAATACCGGGAATGGTGGGAACAGCAGAAGAGAATCGCTGCTCAAGCAGGATCTGGCAGCGTATATGGCCAAAGCGGCGGAGATGGTGAAAGCGCCCTCGGAATCGGATGCGTTTGCACTGATAAGACTGGACAGGGAAATGAAATATTGTCAGGAATGCAAAGGACTGGCAGCGTGTCAGCTCAAAGGGATGCAGCCTGTGGCGACTGCCTCGGGCGGAAGGATATATCTCACGTACAGGCCGTGCAAGAGAGCGAGATCGGCAAATGCCGAACGGAGAATGAAAGCGGCGCTGAAAGCTGCGAGGCTTCCGGAGAACCTGAGCGACAAGACGATCAACGGCTTCGAGAAGACGGAGGGGACCGAGGTGGCCCGCCAAGCCGCGATCGAAATAGGGCAAAGGATCCTGAATGGCAATCTACCGCTCAAGGGGCTAATGCTTATGGGCCCTCCTGGGGTTGGGAAGAGCCACCTGGAGGTGGCCCTCGCGAGAGTTGCGCTGGAAGCAGGATGCTATACAGTCTTCGTGAGCCTGCCGGACCTGATAGATGCCTCCAGAAAATGGTTTGCGACCAAAACCGGATTGGACCCGGCGGAGGTTGTAATAGCAGCAGATGTGGCGATCCTTGATGATCTCGGGGCTGAATCGACGAAGTATGAATGGGTTGCTGAGCGGGTTTTTCAAGTTCTGGACCAGCGTATGAGAAACAGGAAGCTGACATTCGTGACGACGAATTTAACTGACCCTGATGAAATATCGAGTCATTATGGTGGGCTGATGGGCCGGCGGATAGTTTCGCGCCTCGCGGAACTCTGCAGGTGGATTACCATGACGGGGCCTGATTGGCGCCTTAGGCAAGTCATGTGA